Part of the Candidatus Eisenbacteria bacterium genome is shown below.
GGGCTTCGTGCTGCACGGGGAAATGGAAGGCTCCTTAGAGGACGTCCGCGTTTACGACCAGCGACGTCGCGCCAGGACCAGGCAGGTCAGCCGCGCCGTCGATGAGGACGTTGCCGGTCGCCGGGATGCAGAAGACCGACGCGAGCGTGGCCGGAACGGCCGGACCCGTCGTCAGGTTGCCGCCGGTAGTGCCGGTCTCGGTGATGTTGGTGACCGACGGATCGCCGAACGCACCGGCGTTGGCCTGCAAGGGACAGAAGAGACCGCTACCGTTGCTCAGCGACGACGTTCCCGTGGTCGTGCCGGTGAGGCTGACGGCGAAGGTGGGCAGGCTCGGACCCGCCGGCAGGCAGTCGTGCGACTCGCCCGTCGTCGCGCCCGGGGTGCAGGCCGCGCCGGAATTGGCGGCCGCCGAGTCACACGCGCCGGCCACGCACTTCGGACACGGCTCGGCCGCGTTGGCCGTCACGGCCACCGTCGATCCGAGGAGGATGTCGCCTTTGAACTCGCCGGTCGACGGCACGAGGGCGCCGTAGCCCTTGGCAAGGAAGGTGTTGTCGACGCAGGTCGACAACGGACCGTTCACGATCGGCAGCGGTGAACCGAAGAAGCAGCCGATGTCAGAGCAGTTGAGGTTGGAGCCGGTCTGCGCAGCCGTGCGCGGGCAGACGCGGTCCTTGCCGCCGGCCAGGTTGAAGTTGGTGGTCGTGCCGGCAGGCGTGGCGCCGTTCGGCGTCGTGCCGAGGCCGCCACCGATGTAGAGATCGCCGCAGTTGAGGGTCGGGTTCGTCGCGCCGTTGGTGGTTCCGCACGAGCCAAAGCCCGCGACCGTCGTCACGGCGTACTGCGCTGCCGTGGGCGACTGCTCACAGGTCGACCGGTTGATGAAGCCCGTCGTCTGGTCCAGCACCGACGCCGACTGTCCCGCGAGGCCCGTCAGCGTGCAGGCCTTCCCGGGCGCCTCGAGCTTCTGCATGCAGCCTTTGCCCAGGCCGAGGCACTTCGTCGGCGAGGACACGGCGTTGGACGCGCTGTCGTCGTACTTGCAGACGACCTTGTCGAGGGCGGCCGCGTCCGTGAAGAGACCGCCCTTGAGCGCCTTCGAGTCGGCGCCGACGAGGCCCTTGATGGCGTTCGCCACACACTTCGTCTGCGCCGCGAAGCACGCGTTCGCACCCGTCGGCGTGGGGTTGACGTAGAGCTGGGTCTTGAGGCCGCCCATGAGCGCGTCCATCTCGACCTTGAGCCCGCCGTCGCCCGCGAACGGACATGCCCCCAGGAACTTCGCGTCGGCCTTCTCGATGCAGGAGGTCGCGAGGCCGGAGTACTTGTTCGTGATCTTCTGGATCCCGAGCGGATCCTCGGCGACGCCGCCCTTCGCTGCCTTGGCCTGCACGCCGAGAATGCCCTTCGTGTAGTTGATCGCGCACTTCATCTTGGCGTTCGAGCACCCCGCGTTGGCCGGAATCTGTGCCTGCACCGTGCCGGCTGCCGTCACGGCCAACGCAGCGGCCGCGAGCAGGGCCTTCCCCTTGTTCACCATGGACCTCTCCAAACTCTCGATTCTCATGCGCGAGATCCCTCAGGCTCTTCGCAACGGCATCCCCGGCTCGCGCTCGGCTGTCAATGAAGATTTCGCGGCCGGTTCGTAGGTTGGCTCCGCCTCACTACCTCGGCAGGAAAGAAGAAGCCCCCGGGCCATCCGGCCCGGGGGCTTCGTGCTGCAGTGGATTCGAGGAAATTACAGGATCTGGGCGCCGACGACGAGCGAGGTCGCGCCCGGACCGGGCAGGTCGGCCGACCCGTCGATCAGGACGTTACCCGTCGCAGGGATACAGAATACGGAGGCGAGCCTGGATCCAACGACGGAGCCACCCGTCAGGTCGCCGCCGGCAGTACCCGTCTCGGTGATGTTGGTGACCGTCGGATCGCCGAATGCGCCGGCGTTGGCCTGAAGCGGGCAGAAGAGGCCGCCCGCGTCCGACTTCGAGGAGACCCCCGTCGTGATTCCCTTCAGGCTGACGGCGAAGGTCGGAAGGGACGGGCCTGCCGGGAGGCAGTCGTGCGACTCGCCCGTCGTCGCGCCCGCCACGCAGGGCGCGCCCACGTTCGCCGCCGCGGAATCACAGAAACCAGCCACGCACTGCGGGCACGGCTCGGCCGCATTGGCCGTCACGGCCACGGTCGACCCGAGCAGGACGTCGCCCGTGAATGCACCGGTCGTCGGTACGACTGCGCTGTAACCCTTGGCGACGAACGTGTTGTCGACGCAGGTCGAGAGCGGGCCGTTCGCGATCGGGAGCGGCGAGCCGAAGAAGCAGCCGACGTCCGAGCAGTTGAGGTTCGAGCCGGTCTGCGCCGACGAGCGCGGGCAGACGCGGTCCTTGCCGCCGGCCAGGTTGAAGATCGTTTGGGTACCCGCCGGTGTCGCGCCGGCAGGAACGGTCGCGGCGCCGCCGCCGATGATGAGATCGCCGCAGTTGATCGTCGGGTTTGTCGGACCGTTCGTCGTACCGCACGTCCCGGAGCCCGCGACGGTAACGATGGAGAACGTGGCCGCCGTGGGCGACTGCTCACAGGTCGACTGGTTGATGAAGTTCGTCGTCTGCGTCAGGACCGACGCCGACTGTCCCGAGAGGCCGGTGATCGTGCACGCCTTCCCGGGCGCGTCGAGCTTCTGCATGCAGCCCTTGCCCAGGCCGAGGCACTTCGTCGGCGAGGACACGGCGTTGGACGCGCTGTCGTCGTACTTGCAGACGACCTTGTCGAGCGCGACCGCGTCCGTGAAGAGACCGCCCTTGAGCGCCTTCGAGTCGGCGCCGATCAGGCCCTTGATCAGGTTCGCCACGCACTTGGTCTGCGCCGCGTAGCACCCGTTGATGCTCGTCGGCCCCGGCAAGACGTAGAGCTGCGCCTTCAGGCCCACCATCAACGCGTCCATCTCGGTCTTGAGCCCGCCGTCGCCGGAGAACGGACACGCCGCCAGGTACTTCGCATCAGCCTTCTCGATGCAGGAGGTCGCGAGTCCCGAGTACTTGTCGACGACCTTCTGCAGCTTGAGCGAGTCCTCGATTGTGCCGGTCTTGGCCGCCTTGGCCTGCACCCCGAGAATGCCCTTCGTGTAGTTGATCGCGCACTTCATCTTCGCGTTCGAGCACCCCGCGTTCGTCGGAATTTGCGCCTGCGCCGTGCCACTCGCCACGACGGCGAATGCGCCCACCACGAGCAGGGCCTTCATTTTGTTTACCATGGACCCCTCCTGTTTTCGTTGTGTTGTGTCGGGCGAACGATCGCCGTACGAGACGCCCGGACCTGCTTCGGGTCATCCAACGCCGCTGCGCGGCTGTCAATAGAAATTTCACCGTGGACCGCCATGGCTTGTGCGACCCGGATGGAAATTGTTACTGAGGCGCACCCAATGCTGCGGACCCGCTTCCTCTGGGCCGGATTCGCCCTCGTCACGGCGGTGCTGCGTGGCGGCGTGTCGATCGCGTCCGAACGCTCGGAGCTGCTCGTCGCCCAAGGTGAAGTGGCCTACAACGCCGGGCGCCGCGAGGAGGCGCGGCAGCGATTCGGCGAAGCGCTCCAGGCGGATCCCAACGATGACGCGGCGCGCCTCTGGCTCGACCTGATCAACGCGAACGTACCTGGCGAGGAAATCGGCGCAACGCGGCCGGGAAGCACCGTGAAATGGTGGGACATCGAGGCCGGGACGGGCGTCGAATACGACAGCAACGTCAGGCTCGACTCGTCGGATCCGAAGGGCGACGCCGGCTTCCTCTTCACCCTGGCGGGTCACGTCGATCCGTATCGCGACGATCGAACGCTCGTTCGACTCGACTACGATTTCTTCCAGGTCCTGCACACGGACGTCACCGACTTCGACGTGCGCTCGAATCGTTTCCAGGGCACGTTCGCGCGCGCCGTCGTCCCGTGGCTATGGCTCGGCACGCAGGGCGGCTACGACCATACGGTGCTGGGCAGCCACGCCTATCTCCAGACCCCCTGGGTCATGCCGTACGCCTCGTTCATCGAAGGCGACCTCGGCTCGACGCAGCTCACCTACCGGTGGAGCTACGAGGACTACCTGGGGTCGCCGTTCGGCGAGCCCGACCTCGATCGTGATGGGCCGTCGAACGCGATCGGCGTCACGCAGCTCCTGTTCTTCTTCGACCGCCGCCTCGCCCTCACGCTCGGGTATCTCTACTTCGAGGACGCGCCGCACAGCGCGTCGGGCAACGACTTCGCGCGCCACGTGCAGCAGGGCACGCTCGGCTTCCGCTTCCCCGCGATCTGGCGCACGCTCGTCGAGCTGGACTACGTGTACCGCTACGAGAACTACACGCAGCCGAACAGCGCCGCCGACTTCACGAAGCGGCGGCACGACAGCGGCAACTACATCGCGCTGTTCCTGCGCCGCCCGATCATCGAACACGTGGATGGCGTGCTCTCGTACTACGCGACCGTGAACGACTCGAACATCTCGGAGTTCGAATACACCCGCAACATCGTGTCGCTCGAGCTGCGGGTCTGGTTCTGAGCAGGTCGACCATGACACGACATCGAGGACTCCACCGGCTGGTAGCGTTCGGACTCGTTCTGCTCGCGGCCGCCGTCGCCCGCGCCGCCGATCCGGCGGGGAGCGTCGCCTCGCTCGAGGGTCGCGCCGAGGCGCAGCACGGCGGCGAAGCCACCTGGGCGGCGCTCGCGGCCGGCAGCGACGTCTTCGTCGGCGATCACGTGCGCACGGCCGACGCCTCGCGGGTGAAGCTCCTCATGCGCGACGACTCCGTGCTGACGGTCGGCGCGAAGTCCGAGATCACCATCGACGAGCTGGCGGCGCGTCCCGGGGGCCCGAGCACGTCGCGTCTGGGTCAGCTCGTCGGCACGCTGCGCGCCGTCGTGACGGAGCGCTACGGCACGCGCGGGTCGAGCTTCGAGGTGAAGACCCCGACCGCCGTCGCCGGTGTCCGCGGGACGGGCTTCATCTCCCTCGTCGATCCCGACGCCAAGCGCACGCGCGTCATCGGGCTGTACGACATCACCTTCGTGCGGAGCGTGACCGACACGCAGGGACGCCACGAGGTCCGGATCGGACCGGGGCAGTTGACCGAGATCCTCGTCGGCGGCCAGCCGTCGAAGCCCCGCGAGGTCACCAAGACGGAGCTGCAGAGCTTCACCGGCCTGACCGAGATCAAGCCCGGGCCGCCGAGCGGCGGCGAAGCCGGCGGTCCTCCGTCAGGCCCGGGGAGCGTGCCGGCCGAGGGTAGCGGCGATCGCGGCGATCCCGCCACACCCGGACCCGGAGGCGGTCGCACGATCCAGCGTCCGGACGGCGTGATCGATCAGCCCGTCGACAAATTCCGCGGACCGCAGCCGCCCCCGCCACCCCCGCCGCGCTGACGGCCGGGCCGGAGCCGCGTGAGTCGTCTCGTCGAGCGTCTCAGCGTCACGACGCTCTGCCTCGCGATCGCGCTCGTGTTCGCGGGCCTGCGGCTGCTCACGCCGCGGCCGCTCGAGATCCTCGAGCTGAAGGCGCTCGACCTCCGCTTCGCGCTGCGCGGCGCGCGGGCACCGACGGGCGACGTGGTGATCGTGGGCATCGACGAGCCGTCGCTCGCGCGCTACGGGCGCTGGCCGTGGCCGCGCAGCCGCGTCGCCGAGCTGACCCAAAAGCTGACCGAGCTCGGCACCAAGACGATCGCGCTCGACGCCGTCTTCGACCTGCCCGACGTCGCGAACGACGCCGCGTTCGCCGAGGCGATGCGGTCGTCGGGGCGTGTTGTGCTCGGCGAGTTCTTCGACTTCGGCGACGCCGCGGACGGCGGGCAGGTGGACTTTCCGGAGATCTCGATCCGCGATCGGGGCGGCGGCATGGCGCAGCTGCGCGAGGCGAAGGGCATCCGTGGCCCCGATCCGGAGCTCGCGGCGGCGGCCGTCGACGTCGGACACGTGAACTTCGTTCCCGACCTCGACCAGGGGTTTCGCCGCGTGCCGCTCGCGATCCGGATGGGCGAGCGCGTCGCACCCGCCCTCTCGATCGCGGCGCTCCGGCACTACCTCGGCGGCCCAGGCGGCGTCCTCACCACCGGCAGCGCGGGCCCGACCGAGCTCGCCATCGGCGACCACGTGATCCCGATCGACGCCTCGGGCGACCTCCGCATCGACTTCCTGGGCCCGACCGGAACCGTTCCCACGGTGAGCGCGCGCGACGTGCTCGAGGGACGGGCGGAACGGAAGGCGCTCGAGGGCAAGCTCGCCTTGATCGCGCCCACCGCGGTCGGATTCGATTCGCGGCCGACGCCGTTCTCGGGCTCCGCGCCGGGCGTCGAGATCCACGCGAGCGTCATCGACAACCTGCTCCGCGGCCACGGTCTCGTGCGGCCGGCGTGGCTCGTCCCGGTCGAGGCCGGCATCACGCTCCTCTTCGGTCTCGCCGCCGGGCTCTTGATCCAGTGGCGCACGTTCGCGGGCGCCGTCGGCGTGCTCGGCCTCTACGTCGTGTACCTCGCCGTCACGCAGGTGGCCTTCGCCGACCGCGGGGTCGTGGCGTCGGTCATCTATCCGTACGGGGCGGTCATCACCGCGACGCTGGTCGGCGTCGTGCAGCAGTACCTCGGCGAAGCGCGCAAGCGGCAGTACATCCGGCGCGCGTTCCAGCACTACCTCGACCCGGAGGTCGTCGAGCAGCTCGCGCGCGAGCCGCATCGCCTGGCCCTCGGGGGCGAGCGGCGCGAGCTCTCGATCCTGTTCACCGACATCCGCGGCTTCTCGACCATCTCCGAGCAGATCCCGCCCGAGGACCTGGGCGAGCTCCTGACCGAGCACCTGGGGGCGCAGACCGACATCGTGATCAAGCACCGCGGCCTGCTCGACAAGTACATCGGCGACGCCGTCATGGCCTTCTGGGGCGCGCCGGCGCAGGTGCCGGACCACGCACGGCGCGCGTGCCTGGCGGCGCTCGAGATCCTCGCCAAGCTGACGGAGCTGCGCGCGCGCTGGCGGGCGCGCGACTGGCCCGAGATCAACATCGGCGT
Proteins encoded:
- a CDS encoding tetratricopeptide repeat protein, with translation MLRTRFLWAGFALVTAVLRGGVSIASERSELLVAQGEVAYNAGRREEARQRFGEALQADPNDDAARLWLDLINANVPGEEIGATRPGSTVKWWDIEAGTGVEYDSNVRLDSSDPKGDAGFLFTLAGHVDPYRDDRTLVRLDYDFFQVLHTDVTDFDVRSNRFQGTFARAVVPWLWLGTQGGYDHTVLGSHAYLQTPWVMPYASFIEGDLGSTQLTYRWSYEDYLGSPFGEPDLDRDGPSNAIGVTQLLFFFDRRLALTLGYLYFEDAPHSASGNDFARHVQQGTLGFRFPAIWRTLVELDYVYRYENYTQPNSAADFTKRRHDSGNYIALFLRRPIIEHVDGVLSYYATVNDSNISEFEYTRNIVSLELRVWF
- a CDS encoding adenylate/guanylate cyclase domain-containing protein, translated to MSRLVERLSVTTLCLAIALVFAGLRLLTPRPLEILELKALDLRFALRGARAPTGDVVIVGIDEPSLARYGRWPWPRSRVAELTQKLTELGTKTIALDAVFDLPDVANDAAFAEAMRSSGRVVLGEFFDFGDAADGGQVDFPEISIRDRGGGMAQLREAKGIRGPDPELAAAAVDVGHVNFVPDLDQGFRRVPLAIRMGERVAPALSIAALRHYLGGPGGVLTTGSAGPTELAIGDHVIPIDASGDLRIDFLGPTGTVPTVSARDVLEGRAERKALEGKLALIAPTAVGFDSRPTPFSGSAPGVEIHASVIDNLLRGHGLVRPAWLVPVEAGITLLFGLAAGLLIQWRTFAGAVGVLGLYVVYLAVTQVAFADRGVVASVIYPYGAVITATLVGVVQQYLGEARKRQYIRRAFQHYLDPEVVEQLAREPHRLALGGERRELSILFTDIRGFSTISEQIPPEDLGELLTEHLGAQTDIVIKHRGLLDKYIGDAVMAFWGAPAQVPDHARRACLAALEILAKLTELRARWRARDWPEINIGVGIATGDAIVGNFGSSQRFNYTVLSDDVNLASRLEGLNKLYGTRILVSERTRTAIGEDFICREIDRVRPKGKTQPVTVYELLCLRSDDSGGRAARLAAAFAQAFVAYRARRFGEAVAALEAMLDQNPGDAAIEKFVKRCRLLMTDPPGPDWDGIYDALTK
- a CDS encoding FecR family protein, which encodes MTRHRGLHRLVAFGLVLLAAAVARAADPAGSVASLEGRAEAQHGGEATWAALAAGSDVFVGDHVRTADASRVKLLMRDDSVLTVGAKSEITIDELAARPGGPSTSRLGQLVGTLRAVVTERYGTRGSSFEVKTPTAVAGVRGTGFISLVDPDAKRTRVIGLYDITFVRSVTDTQGRHEVRIGPGQLTEILVGGQPSKPREVTKTELQSFTGLTEIKPGPPSGGEAGGPPSGPGSVPAEGSGDRGDPATPGPGGGRTIQRPDGVIDQPVDKFRGPQPPPPPPPR